The nucleotide sequence TGGGATCCCTTTAAAATTTTAATTTGAGAGTGATCTCTAGTCTTCGCGCTCTGGAAAACTAAAAAGGTCTTCTATCGCTTGGATCGTCGTATCTCGGCTCATAGCCGCGATAGAATCGGTAAGAGGGATATTCTTTGGGCATACGCGGACACAGTTTTGGCTGTCGCCGCAGCTGCTAATGCCGCCCTCCTCCATCAAAGGACGCAAGCGCTGGGCCTTTTGCGTTTTCCCTACCGGGTTGGCATTGAAAAGGCGCACTTGAGAAATGGGGGCCGGGCCAATAAAAGCCGAATGCGCATTGACTTGCGGGCAAGCCTCGGAGCAGCAACCGCACGTCATGCAAGTCGATAGAGAGTACATGACCTTTTGCTTCTCCGGGCTAATCTTCGGTCCCGGTCCTTGAGAATAACTATGGTCGACATCAATCCATGCATGGACTTTTTTTAAGTTCTCAAACATGCGGCTGCGATCGACAATTAAATCACGTACAAGAGGAAACTTGGTTAAGGGAGCGACAGTAATGATCGATTTGCCCGTCTGTTTCAAGATCGGTTCAATCAACGCCGTACAGGCCTGGCGTGGGTAGCCGTTGATGAGCATCGAACAAGAACCGCACACTTCTTCCAAGCAGCCCGATTCCCATACCACCGGAGTCACCTTTTCTCCTTTGATATTGATGGGATTTCTTTGAATATCCATTAAAGACGAGATGATGTTGGCAAAAGGAATCAATTTAAGCTCAAATTCTTCCCAATATTGATGACCGGGATGTCCGCGGAAAATTTTTAAAATATAGGTTTCACTCATAGCGCATCCCTTGGTTTAAATGGGCAGAACAATATTGTTCGGGACATTTTCTAACGTTGGCTTAACTTTCTTCGTATGCGCATAATCGCGCAATATTGGCTTAAGGTGCCGTAAATTGATCGGTTCGTAGGTAATGATAGGCTCGTCCAAACTGCGGTTATAGGTCGCCAGCGTCGTCTTCAGCCAGTTTTCGTCATCACGTTCGGGAAATTCCGGCTTATAATGCGCTCCACGCGATTCATTGCGCAGCAATGCCCCTTTTGTAATGACCATGGCTAGCTCAAGCATCGGGCCGAATTGATTGGCAAAGGCATAGGTTTGATTGGCAAACTGGCTCTGGTCATCCAACGAAATATGCCGATAGCGTTCCCTGATTTCTTTTATTTTATTGAGGGCTTTTTGCAAATCGGCATTGTTGCGCTTAACTGTCACATCATTGAC is from Candidatus Protochlamydia phocaeensis and encodes:
- the sdhB gene encoding succinate dehydrogenase iron-sulfur subunit, with translation MSETYILKIFRGHPGHQYWEEFELKLIPFANIISSLMDIQRNPINIKGEKVTPVVWESGCLEEVCGSCSMLINGYPRQACTALIEPILKQTGKSIITVAPLTKFPLVRDLIVDRSRMFENLKKVHAWIDVDHSYSQGPGPKISPEKQKVMYSLSTCMTCGCCSEACPQVNAHSAFIGPAPISQVRLFNANPVGKTQKAQRLRPLMEEGGISSCGDSQNCVRVCPKNIPLTDSIAAMSRDTTIQAIEDLFSFPERED